A window from Mya arenaria isolate MELC-2E11 chromosome 9, ASM2691426v1 encodes these proteins:
- the LOC128203369 gene encoding uncharacterized protein LOC128203369 isoform X1 — protein MTNRIDLGMDMITKRPRTPRDPYTTLTDTQKKNIQKNPQAFFMTSRQERPYPDKGWYRDRYATNTNQYLLRGTPTSNPFCWIDTQWQRDPPAQYNTARLGGAERWGPDRVGERTNQHFNRPEDPKRFTKPEVYRRPPTNIAGDVYQDHGRPTEGYFAQRNPNSQTWFGSTVPLNRTTVLQDIRPKTMAEYSQLREEKAREMLQRKPMWPNYSEYTDRTLIGTRVEPTINTLTTRKNKLAEAALWA, from the exons ATGACGAACCGGATAGACCTCGGGATGGACATGATCACCAAACGTCCCCGCACCCCGCGGGATCCCTACACCACCCTCACAGACACACagaagaaaaacattcaaaag AATCCCCAAGCGTTTTTCATGACAAGCCGCCAAGAACGACCGTACCCCGACAAGGGTTGGTACAGGGATCGGTACGCCACCAACACGAACCAGTACCTCCTGCGTGGCACCCCCACGTCAAACCCCTTCTGTTGGATCGACACGCAGTGGCAACGGGACCCACCAGCGCAATACAATACTGCCAGGCTGGGAGGGGCAGAGCGATGGGGACCCGACAGAGTTG GCGAAAGAACAAACCAGCATTTCAACAGACCCGAAGATCCGAAGCGCTTCACTAAGCCGGAAGTGTACCGACGACCACCGACGAACATAGCCGGCGATGTCTATCAAGACCACGGCCGGCCGACGGAAGGATATTTTGCACAAAGAAATCCAA ATTCCCAAACGTGGTTTGGGTCAACAGTACCACTGAACAGAACGACAGTGTTACAAGATATCCGGCCTAAAACTATGGCCGAGTACTCTCAACTGCGGGAGGAGAAAGCGCGGGAAATGTTGCAGAGGAAACCAATGTGGCCAAACTATAGTGAATACACGGACCGGACGTTGATTGGCACGAGGGTTGAACCCACAATAAACAC ATTGACGACAAGGAAAAATAAACTCGCAGAAGCAGCATTATGGGCATGA
- the LOC128203369 gene encoding uncharacterized protein LOC128203369 isoform X2, with product MTNRIDLGMDMITKRPRTPRDPYTTLTDTQKKNIQKNPQAFFMTSRQERPYPDKGWYRDRYATNTNQYLLRGTPTSNPFCWIDTQWQRDPPAQYNTARLGGAERWGPDRVGERTNQHFNRPEDPKRFTKPEVYRRPPTNIAGDVYQDHGRPTEGYFAQRNPNSQTWFGSTVPLNRTTVLQDIRPKTMAEYSQLREEKAREMLQRKPMWPNYSEYTDRTLIGTRVEPTINTLSVY from the exons ATGACGAACCGGATAGACCTCGGGATGGACATGATCACCAAACGTCCCCGCACCCCGCGGGATCCCTACACCACCCTCACAGACACACagaagaaaaacattcaaaag AATCCCCAAGCGTTTTTCATGACAAGCCGCCAAGAACGACCGTACCCCGACAAGGGTTGGTACAGGGATCGGTACGCCACCAACACGAACCAGTACCTCCTGCGTGGCACCCCCACGTCAAACCCCTTCTGTTGGATCGACACGCAGTGGCAACGGGACCCACCAGCGCAATACAATACTGCCAGGCTGGGAGGGGCAGAGCGATGGGGACCCGACAGAGTTG GCGAAAGAACAAACCAGCATTTCAACAGACCCGAAGATCCGAAGCGCTTCACTAAGCCGGAAGTGTACCGACGACCACCGACGAACATAGCCGGCGATGTCTATCAAGACCACGGCCGGCCGACGGAAGGATATTTTGCACAAAGAAATCCAA ATTCCCAAACGTGGTTTGGGTCAACAGTACCACTGAACAGAACGACAGTGTTACAAGATATCCGGCCTAAAACTATGGCCGAGTACTCTCAACTGCGGGAGGAGAAAGCGCGGGAAATGTTGCAGAGGAAACCAATGTGGCCAAACTATAGTGAATACACGGACCGGACGTTGATTGGCACGAGGGTTGAACCCACAATAAACAC CCTCAGTGTTTACTGA